From a single Halococcus sediminicola genomic region:
- a CDS encoding SNF2-related protein, translating to MTRPEFVDNRAGNTLAAAISEYLEELDALLADKPDLDIASGYFNPGGYFSLAEGLDQVGRVRILLGAEPDEKDRKRWRKPGEPRKDKYDQQRVDSALQSLDENLERDRDLLGFSRETDDNLQTMIDFLNSERVDVRRYEDRFLHGKAFLFSHEQGVLAGSSNFTWAGLNSNLELNLGHYEPHVTEQVEDWFEDVWAESEPYDLAGIYEERFEPYEPYFIYLRVLWERYRDEIEQEREETEGAIQLTNFQNDGAFRAKRFLEEHNGVIIADEVGLGKTFIAGEILEETVQENRQKALVVAPAYLRDGMWKKQRANWNFHFTIVSYSQLRNDIRLGGSQDNLGQDLDEFQLIVVDEAHAFRNPNADQTHALRTLLRGDPPKDLVMLTATPVNNSLWDLYYLLNTFIKNDAAFASEGIPSLRERFKSAQAEDPSELSPEALFDVLDQTTVRRTRRFVKKYYPNETIPTPDGEIRITFPDVNPKRVDYTLNEAIGEDFFDDVARGLVEGENGEPELTLARYRISDYQIGEEDGSNLALVGLMRTGLLKRFESSRRAFAKTLGRMIEQYEATLDIVDSGRVPNSEAIDEWVESDNDEAFAEALSGGGVVDTASGSLYEDALKDDLRNDIKILKRWKRRAEAVSLGDDGKLSALHETLARVARQAEADAANDEEFRRNRKVLLFSYYEDTVDWILDYLDKAVEEDDRLACYRGRIAGVAGDSNKRGVSREQAVTGFAPESTDAPTDTEDEFDILVATDVLGQGVNLQQSRNVVNYDLPWNPMRVVQRNGRIDRINSKHSEIYAYSFFPEDRLDDLLKLEFRVREKLTQAAHSIGLDSEIFPESTTLEQNYADKREDIESIRQEKQEAVEQGGSGAAAYSGEEFRQELRRGLKDHEETIKSLPWGAGSGFRGPNPGYFFCARVGEKIFTRFLPLTAVGSGDETEALIEDTLSCLQRIECSHDTERALPVSMRNQVYDTWEIAREDIYNQWMEQTDPRNIEPEIRPLFIRVADHLREHPPDMLEGEFRELIESVEAPWGRRYERELRDIYDREIDPDEKTKELVEKIEDLGLQPSEPPEPLPLIEEEEVQLICWLAVAPHTP from the coding sequence ATGACTCGACCCGAGTTTGTCGATAATCGAGCGGGCAACACGCTCGCGGCGGCCATCAGCGAGTATCTTGAAGAGTTGGACGCTCTACTCGCCGACAAACCCGACCTCGACATCGCGAGTGGCTACTTCAATCCTGGTGGATACTTCTCACTCGCCGAAGGACTTGATCAGGTTGGTCGCGTACGGATACTCCTCGGGGCGGAACCCGACGAGAAAGACCGCAAGCGGTGGCGAAAGCCCGGTGAGCCACGGAAAGATAAATACGACCAACAACGTGTCGACTCCGCGCTCCAGTCGCTCGACGAGAACCTTGAACGCGATCGTGACTTGCTCGGCTTCTCCCGCGAGACCGACGATAATCTGCAGACAATGATAGACTTTCTGAACAGCGAGCGAGTCGACGTTCGTCGGTACGAAGACCGATTTTTACATGGGAAGGCGTTCCTGTTCTCACACGAGCAGGGCGTTCTCGCTGGGTCGTCGAACTTCACATGGGCTGGTCTCAACTCGAACCTCGAACTCAATCTCGGCCACTATGAACCACACGTTACCGAGCAGGTCGAGGACTGGTTCGAGGATGTCTGGGCCGAGAGTGAGCCATACGACCTTGCAGGTATCTACGAGGAACGGTTCGAACCATACGAACCGTATTTCATTTACCTCCGTGTTCTCTGGGAACGCTATCGCGACGAGATCGAGCAAGAACGCGAAGAGACAGAGGGAGCAATCCAACTCACCAACTTCCAGAACGATGGTGCGTTCCGTGCCAAGCGCTTCCTCGAAGAGCATAATGGCGTAATTATCGCCGACGAGGTTGGCCTCGGTAAGACGTTCATCGCAGGAGAAATTCTCGAAGAGACGGTCCAAGAAAACCGTCAGAAAGCGCTGGTTGTCGCTCCTGCCTACCTTCGAGACGGGATGTGGAAGAAACAACGAGCCAACTGGAACTTCCATTTCACGATTGTCTCCTATAGCCAACTTCGAAACGACATTCGTCTGGGTGGAAGTCAAGACAACCTCGGTCAGGACCTCGACGAGTTCCAGCTGATCGTCGTCGACGAGGCACACGCATTTAGAAATCCCAACGCCGACCAAACTCACGCGCTGCGAACTCTTCTCCGAGGTGACCCGCCGAAGGATCTTGTGATGCTTACAGCGACACCAGTCAACAACTCGCTCTGGGACCTCTATTACCTCCTCAATACGTTCATCAAGAACGACGCTGCGTTCGCCTCCGAGGGCATCCCGTCACTTCGAGAGCGGTTCAAATCGGCACAGGCTGAGGATCCTTCCGAACTGAGCCCCGAGGCGCTGTTCGACGTACTCGACCAGACAACTGTACGCCGAACGCGCCGTTTCGTCAAAAAGTATTATCCGAACGAAACCATCCCAACGCCTGATGGCGAGATCCGAATTACGTTCCCCGACGTGAACCCCAAGCGCGTCGATTACACTTTGAACGAGGCTATCGGCGAGGACTTCTTCGATGATGTTGCCCGAGGCCTCGTAGAGGGCGAGAACGGCGAACCGGAACTCACGCTCGCACGCTATCGCATTTCGGATTACCAGATTGGGGAAGAAGATGGTTCGAACCTCGCACTCGTCGGCCTCATGCGAACAGGCCTGCTCAAACGATTCGAATCATCGCGTCGAGCATTCGCAAAGACACTCGGAAGGATGATCGAACAGTACGAAGCGACCCTCGATATCGTCGATTCAGGTCGAGTACCGAACTCTGAGGCTATCGATGAGTGGGTCGAGTCCGACAATGATGAGGCGTTCGCTGAAGCGCTCTCTGGCGGTGGTGTTGTGGACACTGCATCGGGATCCCTCTACGAAGACGCACTCAAAGACGACTTGCGGAACGACATTAAGATCCTCAAACGCTGGAAACGTCGGGCTGAAGCCGTTAGTCTTGGAGATGACGGCAAGCTGTCGGCATTGCACGAGACGCTTGCTAGGGTCGCTAGGCAGGCAGAGGCGGACGCAGCTAACGATGAGGAATTCCGACGAAATCGAAAAGTCCTCTTGTTCTCTTACTACGAGGACACGGTAGACTGGATCCTTGACTATCTCGATAAGGCGGTTGAAGAGGACGATCGGCTCGCGTGCTACCGGGGGAGAATCGCCGGGGTTGCGGGTGACAGCAACAAACGCGGCGTTTCACGCGAACAAGCGGTTACTGGCTTCGCCCCTGAATCAACGGATGCACCAACTGATACGGAAGATGAGTTCGATATCTTAGTTGCAACTGACGTGCTCGGTCAGGGTGTAAATCTGCAGCAGTCGCGGAACGTAGTGAACTACGACCTCCCCTGGAACCCGATGCGAGTCGTCCAGCGAAACGGACGAATCGACCGGATCAATTCGAAGCACTCGGAGATATATGCATACTCGTTCTTCCCTGAGGACCGATTAGACGATCTCCTTAAGCTCGAATTCCGCGTCCGTGAAAAACTCACACAAGCGGCACACTCTATTGGCCTTGACAGCGAGATATTCCCGGAGAGCACCACGCTTGAGCAGAACTACGCTGATAAACGTGAGGATATTGAGTCGATTCGGCAGGAGAAACAGGAGGCGGTCGAACAAGGTGGTTCGGGTGCAGCCGCCTACTCTGGTGAGGAGTTCAGGCAAGAGCTGCGCCGTGGACTCAAAGACCACGAAGAAACCATTAAATCACTCCCTTGGGGTGCCGGCTCCGGATTCAGAGGACCGAATCCAGGCTACTTCTTCTGTGCCCGTGTCGGTGAGAAGATCTTTACTCGCTTTCTCCCTCTCACGGCAGTAGGAAGCGGCGATGAGACAGAAGCGCTCATTGAGGATACGCTCAGTTGCTTACAGCGGATCGAGTGCTCACACGATACCGAACGTGCATTGCCAGTGAGTATGCGGAATCAAGTCTACGATACATGGGAGATAGCGCGCGAAGACATCTACAACCAGTGGATGGAGCAAACTGACCCACGGAATATCGAGCCGGAGATACGTCCTCTGTTTATTCGTGTCGCTGACCACCTTCGTGAACACCCGCCGGATATGTTAGAAGGAGAATTTCGAGAACTGATCGAATCTGTTGAAGCGCCATGGGGACGTCGCTACGAGCGCGAGCTTCGCGACATCTACGATCGAGAGATCGATCCGGATGAGAAAACGAAAGAGCTTGTTGAGAAGATCGAGGATCTTGGTCTTCAACCATCTGAGCCACCGGAACCGCTTCCACTGATCGAAGAAGAGGAAGTGCAGCTAATTTGCTGGCTTGCTGTTGCGCCACACACACCGTGA